In one Rhea pennata isolate bPtePen1 unplaced genomic scaffold, bPtePen1.pri scaffold_33, whole genome shotgun sequence genomic region, the following are encoded:
- the LOC134154660 gene encoding transmembrane protein 209-like, giving the protein MSSEQGPSEIWSEQISAASLLDRTVKIRREAEERKVVWAWGLLNMSVGGMIYTDMTGKLISSYYNIAFWPLWYIELALVSLFSLNTLFDFWMYFKYTMAPTTLVMTRRQQILLGMQNAAVQIIPAHELAAKKVPSSTPSPRVQGQTVLSYSPSRPFRASPKFTSGCISGYSPQRQALSSNSASYSSALTYSPSSSYSKLSSFSSSPTGSPYASSVGPVESTGLRSRCHFSPMRYNSRMSQDDEITDRKSLQKYLRSEEEKQRRLQLGTSCSSSPSSSPTFWNYSRSLVEQAQVLRKYQYQVACMPQAPSAHKDEARLSSPLTAEEVWARVIVNRRQLDYLDSWTARFRSWINETILVPLVQEIESVSSQLRRTGYPEMQVGEASVSNLKQAALVKAPVMPTLYAIMQYLDIAANQEYLVERVKELSQGGYMSSFRWNRGGDFKGRKWDADLPTDCAILMHIFCTYLDARLPPSPKYPDGKTFTAQHFVQTPDKPDITNENVFCIYQSNINPPHYELIYHRQVYNLPEGRNNMFHTLLMFLYIIKTKESGMLGRVNFGASGVNVLGVFGE; this is encoded by the exons atgtcctctgagcaAGGACCGTCAGAGAtctggagtg aacagatttctgcagcttcgcTCCTTGACAGGACTGTGAAGATTAGGAGGGAGGCTGAAGAGCGGAAAGTGGTCTGGGCCTGGGGCCTCCTTAATATGTCTGTTGGGGGGATGATATATACTGACAT gactgGAAAACTTATAAGTTCCTATTACAACATCGCATTTTGGCCGCTCTGGTATATTG agcttgcgcttgtatccctgttcagtctgaataccttatttgatttttggatgtacTTCAAGTACACAATGGCACCAACTACCTTGGTCATGACTCGTAGACAGCAGATCCTTCTAGGGATGCAGAATGCAG CGGTACAAATAATTCCAGCACATGAGCTGGCAGCGAAGAAAGTCCCTTCTTCTACGCCTTCTCCTAGAGTCCAGGGTCAAACTGTGCTGAGTTACAGCCCATCCCGGCCCTTCAGGGCCAGTCCAAAGTTTACTTCTGGTTGTATCTCAGGGTACAGCCCTCAGCGGCAGGCTCTGTCAAGCAACAGCGCTTCTTATAGCAGTGCTTTAACCTATTcaccaagcagcagctacagtaaG ctttccagcttcagctcttctcctacTGGTTCACCATATGCCTCAAGTGTTGGGCCAGTGGAAAGCACCGGGCTAAGGTCTCGTTGCCACTTTTCACCAATGCGGTATAATTCCCGTATGAGTCAAGATGATGAAATCACAGACcgcaagtcactgcaaaagtacCTTCGAAgcgaagaagagaaacagcgtAGACTTCAATTGGGTAC ttcatgttccagctctccttccagcagcccaaCCTTTTGGAACTACAGCCGTTCCTTAGTAGAGCAAGCACAGGTGCTGAGAAAGTACCAGTATCAGGTGGCTTGCATGCCCCAAGCTCCATCAGCACACAAGGACGAAGCTCGTCTGagctctccactgactgcagaagaa GTTTGGGCAAGGGTGATTGTGAATCGACGACAGCTTGATTACCTGGATTCCTGGACCGCTAGGTTCAGAAGT tggattaatgagactattttagtgccacttgtacaagagattgagtctgtgagcagtcagctgagaagaacggggtacccagaaatgcaggttggag AAGCCAGCGtcagcaatctgaaacaagcagcgcttgttaaagctccagtcatgccaactctgtacgctataatgcagtatttggatattgCAGCGAACCAAGAGTATTTGGTTGAAAGGGTCAAAG agctttctcagggaggATACATGAGCTCATTCCGatggaacagaggaggagatttcaAGGGCCGTAAGTGGGATGCTGACTTGCCCACTGACTgtgct atccTTATGCACATATTCTGCACTTACCTCGATGCCAGACTGCCCCCTAGCCCCAAATACCCCGATGGCAAAACCTTCACTGCCCAACACTTTGTTCAAACACCAGATAAACCAG acattacaaatgaaaatgtattttgcatctaccAAAGCAACATCAATCCACCCCACTATGAGCTGATCTACCACCGCCAGGTCTACAATCTGCCCGAG ggcagaaacaacatgttccatacattgcttatgtttctgtacatcataaagacaaaagaatctggGATGCTTGG gcgAGTGAATTTTGGTGCATCAGGAGTCAACGTTCTAGGGGTGTTTGGAGAGTAA
- the LOC134154659 gene encoding uncharacterized protein LOC134154659 yields the protein MARLGLARPVLAAASLAAAAGEPEVRGEGPRWGSLCDRRCTTINDPHGDLPSASHPHGILAPRILALRILPVVTRQQHLNEVPACESCGAKTTLTAESAVEANKLSNDVKFGFKKWKSHATARPWEDRSEIRKELYSDLNVVRGFGGSTVTLGSILYALFFGWWLALLCVLVAAEMFLTVVGDPYGWLCRDLGGYFLWPFSKVIQRVEGPAAEADGTRETSALLGGLAPGHWCPADPGYRQRAAAAAAAVWLCLGYPALALAHGLVCFVTWLLFFLIPVTKMSTSHRVLLPPPEWVRIRRLRMTDVPLEAEVIKCCYRAVNAYYYKYAVDGINVFAVNLLLLVVVTLVLGYVDGRNWLTSSPVKFALALLSIMPLSYYIGMAIASISAQSNVAVGAVVNATFGSIMELTFYITALIKGARKGSKCYEEIVKAELTGTLVGCVLLVPGLCTVIGGIRHQEQRFNSRSAGVSSALLFLSVGGVFAPMLFSKVYGRLVCGECHNITQNALGHYLCQSCHFDLVQNNGMLYYSHVQ from the exons ATGGCCCGGCttggcctggcccggcccgtCCTGGCCGCTGCCTCTCTTGCAGCCGCTGCCGGGGAGCCGGAGGTGCGGGGCGAGGGGCCGCGGTGGGGCTCGCTCTGCGACCGTCGCTGCACCACCATCAACGACCCGCATGGCGACCTGCCCTCGGCCTCCCACCCCCACGGCATCCTCGCCCCCCGCATCCTCGCCCTCCGCATCCTGCCCG TCGTCACCCGCCAGCAGCACTTGAACGAGGTGCCGGCGTGCGAGAGCTGCGGGGCAAAGACCACGCTGACGGCCGAGAGCGCGGTGGAGGCCAACAAGCTCTCCAACGACGTCAAG ttcGGCTTCAAGAAGTGGAAGAGCCACGCGACCGCCCGGCCCTGGGAGGACCGCTCGGAGATCAGGAAGGAGCTCTACTCCGACCTGAACGTCGTCCGCGGCTTTGGAG GCTCCACGGTGACGTTGGGCAGCATCCTCTACGCGCTGTTCTTCGGCTGGTGGCTGGCGCTCCTCTGCGTCCTGGTGGCCGCCGAGATGTTCCTCACTGTCGTGGGGGATCCTTACG GGTGGCTCTGCAGGGACCTGGGCGGCTACTTCCTCTGGCCCTTCAGCAAAGTGATCCAGCGGGTGGAG GGACCCGCCGCGGAGGCCGACGGCACCCGGGAGACCTCGGCCCTGCTCGGCGGCCTAGCGCCCGGCCACTGGTGCCCCGCGGACCCCGGCTACCGG CAacgcgctgccgccgccgccgccgccgtgtgGCTCTGCCTGGGCTACCCGGCGCTGGCACTGGCCCACGGGCTCGTCTGCTTCGTCACCTggctcctcttcttcctcatcccCGTCACCAAGATGAGCACGTCCCAccgggtgctgctgccgcccccaGAGTGGGTGCGCATCCGGCGCCTGCGCATG aCAGACGTGCCGCTGGAGGCGGAGGTGATCAAGTGCTGCTACCGCGCCGTCAACGCCTACTACTACAAGTACGCCGTGGACGGCATCAACGTCTTCGCTGTCA acctgctgctgctggtggtggtgacgCTGGTGCTGGGCTACGTGGACGGGCGCAACTGGCTGACGAGCTCGCCCGTGAAGTTCGCTCTGGCGCTGCTCTCCATCATGCCCCTCTCCTACTACATCGGCATGGCCATCGCCAG CATCTCGGCGCAGAGCAACGTCGCGGTGGGGGCGGTGGTGAACGCCACGTTCGGCTCCATCATGGAGCTCACCTTCTACATCACGGCGCTCATCAAGGGTGCCCGCAAGGGCAGCAAGTGCTATGAGGAGATCGTCAAGGCAGAGCTGACGGGCACCCTGGTGGGCTGCGTCCTCCTGGTCCCG GGCTTGTGCACGGTCATAGGAGGCATCCGGCACCAGGAGCAGAGGTTCAACAGCCGCTCGGCGGGTGTCAGCTCGgccctgctcttcctctccgTGGGAG GCGTCTTCGCCCCGATGCTCTTCTCCAAGGTGTACGGGAGGCTGGTGTGTGGCGAGTGCCACAACATCACCCAGAACGCGCTGGGCCACTACCTCTGCCAGAGCTGCCACTTCGACCTG GTGCAGAACAACGGCATGCTCTACTACAGCCACGTCCAGTGA